In Amphiura filiformis chromosome 1, Afil_fr2py, whole genome shotgun sequence, the following are encoded in one genomic region:
- the LOC140169890 gene encoding equilibrative nucleobase transporter 1-like: MVRQRFYRYAPLVLGIGELLFYGELLFGWATLVYVLKEEGYYSHLCTNGTANNETTNEENTPPTCAEQDVILNLVFTVGIFSLQGGILFAGLLFDYFGTRFLRLLLHLLLLSGLIIMAFSSPSIPDLLFPGMVCITIGGFPILFTNIQIGNLFGNHRATIMTLLSGCLDSSSFVMLLIKLGYEGGISIQIAFGTLAGATSFFFINTFIFLPKRHIPWPLPPDYGQKKKKDDMTDLAEKMDENREEQDKENVPSKTSNDESNTVSRQLVVTRRKDFPTVKSCICCPLFVMFNIWFSVLQLRLLYFLGTLNPFLVQITDGDEKLVSQYTTIFSFYQLCGVFVAPFSGLILDRNKSRQSGSPRGPYEDLRDSVLAFTLTTLLYVVFSICNVIPVIEVLYVTYFLHIITRGFMYALTAAVLPIFFPSQYFGTLYGLVVAASSIIGLLQFPLFIVSQKYFDNDPLVINLILLMACMVTIILPIYIHFYTKRKNKDFNIKEIKEQRNESAGKDNPVNVEEI; the protein is encoded by the exons ATGGTTAGGCAAAGGTTTTACCGGTACGCGCCATTAGTCTTGGGTATTGGTGAACTTTTATTTTACGGTGAGCTTTTATTCGGTTGGGCAACCTTGGTTTACGTCCTAAAAGAAGAGGGATATTACAGTCACCTATGCACAAATGGTACTGCCAACAACGAAACAACGAATGAAGAAAATACTCCTCCAACATGTGCCGAGCAAGATGTTATTTTGAACTTGGTTTTTACAGTGGGGATATTCTCACTCCAAGGAGGTATTCTCTTCGCTGGATTGTTATTCGACTATTTTGGAACAAGGTTTTTACGTTTATTGCTACA cCTTTTACTTTTATCTGGGCTGATCATTATGGCATTCTCAAGTCCATCTATACCCGATCTTCTGTTCCCGGGAATGGTTTGCATCACAATTGGCGGTTTTCCAATCCTGTTTACTAATATACAG ATAGGTAATCTATTTGGAAACCACAGAGCAACTATAATGACGCTACTAAGTGGATGCCTCGATTCTTCTAGCTTTGTAATGCTGCTTATTAAG CTTGGGTACGAAGGTGGTATATCTATTCAAATAGCATTTGGTACTTTAGCCGGAGCGACTTCCTTCTTCtttattaatacatttatattcCTGCCAAAGCGTCATATTCCCTGGCCGTTGCCACCAGATTATGgacagaaaaagaagaaagacgaTATGACCGATTTAGCAGAGAAAATGGATGAGAACAGAGAGGAGCAGGACAAAGAAAACGTGCCCAGTAAAACCAGCAATGATGAAA GCAATACAGTTTCCCGTCAGCTTGTTGTGACTAGAAGGAAGGATTTCCCGACAGTTAAATCCTGCATATGTTGTCCGTTATTTGTCATGTTTAATATTTGGTTTTCTGTTCTACAATTACGCCTGCTGTATTTCCTGGGTACCCTCAATCCTTTCCTGGTCCAGATAACTGATGGCGATGAAAAACTGG TGAGCCAGTACACAACGATTTTCAGCTTTTATCAGCTTTGCGGTGTTTTTGTGGCGCCATTTTCTGGACTGATTCTTGACAGAAATAAGTCACGACAAA GTGGTTCACCTAGAGGTCCATACGAGGATCTCCGTGATAGTGTGCTTGCATTCACTCTGACAACCTTACTTTATGTTGTATTCTCAATATGCAATGTCATCCCTGTCATTGAGGTCTTATATGTCACGTATTTCCTACACATCATTACCAGAGGATTTATGTATGCCTTAACTGCCGCGGTACTTCCAATATT CTTTCCCAGTCAATATTTCGGCACATTATACGGGCTTGTGGTAGCAGCAAGTAGCATCATTGGTCTATTACAGTTTCCGTTGTTCATTGTATCGCAGAAGTACTTCGACAACGATCCGTTGGTG ATTAATCTCATACTATTGATGGCATGTATGGTTACGATTATACTACCAatttacattcacttctataCCAAACGGAAAAATAAGGATTTTAATATTAAGGAAATAAAGGAACAGCGGAATGAATCCGCTGGCAAGGACAACCCAGTCAATGTGGAAGAAATATAA